Below is a window of Rhodoglobus vestalii DNA.
CTCGGCATCCGCATCATTGGTGAAGTCACCCACGATCGCCTCGAACTGCTGCGCAAAGCGGATGCGATTGCTCGCGCCGAACTCACCGCAGCAGGTCTCGATGACACCATCTGGCAGTGCCCAGTGGTGCTCCTCGCCGATGTGCGTTCGGTAGGAGTGCAGGGCGATGGTCGCACCTATGGCCACCCGATCGTGTTGCGGCCGGTGTCATCCGAGGATGCCATGACCGCCGACTGGACGCGTCTGCCCTATGACGTGCTCGCCAAGATTTCGAACCGCATCACCAATGAGGTGGATGGCGTGAACCGCGTTGTTCTTGACGTCACGTCGAAGCCACCGGGAACCATTGAGTGGGAATAGAGCCTCGGCTACCGCCGCGCTATCCCGCTAACAAGAAAGCCCCTGCCATCCGGCTATTGCCGGCATGACGGGGGCTTTCTGCGTTTATCGAACGGGGCTAGCTAGTCGCGCAGGATGGCGAAGAAGCGCAACAGTTCGAGGTAGAGCCAGATGACGGTCACCATGATGCCGAAGGTACCCTTCCACCCGAAGGCGCGGGGTGCGCCGTTGGCGGCACCTCTCTGGATGAAGTCGAAGTCGAGCACGAGCGAGTACGCGGCCATGATGACCACCAGCACGCCGAGCACGGCGCCGAATGGGATGCCGAGGATTGGAATCTCTGCGCTGCGGAGTCCGAAGGCGGCATCGCTACCACCGAAGACCATCATTCCCACGTTAACGAGCGAGAACACAACGTAGCCGACCATCGCAATCAGGAAAACCTTGGTGGCTTTCTTGGAGGCCCGGATCTTGCCGCTGGCAAAGAGCGCGAGCGTGACACCGACAACGACGATGGTCGCAATGACGGCCTGCGTGACAACGCCACCGTAGGCATTTTCGAAGAAGCGCGAGATGCCACCAACAAAGACACCCTCAACGGCGGCGTACGCCAAAACGAGTGCACCAGATGGCTGCTTCTTGAAGATGTTGACGAGCGCGAGAACGAAACCGATGATTCCGGCGCCGATCCACAGCAACGGCATTGATGGGGCGAGTACCCAGCTGATGCCAGCGCCGACGAGGAGGAGCGCGAACGCGCCTACGGTCTTAGCGATTGTGTCTTCCACGGTCATGACGTCGCCGGTGGCTGGTCCTGACTCACGGTTGTACATGTCGTTGAGCTGCTGGTTGGAGACCTGGTTCGCTACAGCGGTTCCGCCGCGCGAGCTGAATGCAGCATCGCGGGAGAAAGCGGGGTTATTGAGTGCCATGATTCCTCTGTTTAGTGTGGCGCCACACGTTAGTGACGCGACATAAAACTATCCGATTTTGCTGAGAAATTCCGGCTTTTTGTGTCGTATTGCTGTGCTCTGAGCGATCACGCGGGCAAGCCAGGCCGCTGCCACAAGCACGACCGCTGAAATGGCGAGCGCTTCGGGCATCGAAGAGTACTCCTGAAAGAACCGGGGAAGGATGACGCCGTTGGCGAGGGGGAGGGCGAGCGCCAGATATGACACGAGTGGTCGGTGTCGCACCAGCAGCCAACACAACAGCGGAATAGTGAGTGTCCACATCGATAGGGGTCCGGTGAGCATGAGCCAGATCTGGCTGATTGCGGGGAGCACGACGACCATCCGTCGCCACCCCCGGGCGGGCATGATTGACCACCCAATCACCGTCGTCATCGTGCCGATAAGCAAAATGATGAGGGTGTAGTTATTGGCACCCTGGAGGTG
It encodes the following:
- a CDS encoding Bax inhibitor-1/YccA family protein — protein: MALNNPAFSRDAAFSSRGGTAVANQVSNQQLNDMYNRESGPATGDVMTVEDTIAKTVGAFALLLVGAGISWVLAPSMPLLWIGAGIIGFVLALVNIFKKQPSGALVLAYAAVEGVFVGGISRFFENAYGGVVTQAVIATIVVVGVTLALFASGKIRASKKATKVFLIAMVGYVVFSLVNVGMMVFGGSDAAFGLRSAEIPILGIPFGAVLGVLVVIMAAYSLVLDFDFIQRGAANGAPRAFGWKGTFGIMVTVIWLYLELLRFFAILRD